One region of Trichosurus vulpecula isolate mTriVul1 chromosome 1, mTriVul1.pri, whole genome shotgun sequence genomic DNA includes:
- the LOC118834800 gene encoding GTP-binding nuclear protein Ran-like, whose protein sequence is MAAQGEPQVQFKLVLVGDGGTGKTTFVKRHLTGEFEKKYVATLGVEVHPLVFHTNRGPIKFNVWDTAGQEKFGGLRDGYYIQTQCAIIMFDVTSRVTYKNVPNWHRDLVRVCENIPIVLCGNKVDIKDRKVKAKSIVFHRKKNLQYYDISAKSNYNFEKPFLWLARKLIGDPNLEFVAMPALAPPEVVMDPALAAQYEQDLQIAQTTALPDEDDDL, encoded by the coding sequence ATGGCCGCCCAAGGAGAACCCCAAGTGCAGTTCAAACTTGTATTAGTTGGAGATGGAGGTACTGGAAAAACAACATTTGTAAAACGTCACTTGACTGGTGAATTTGAGAAGAAGTATGTAGCCACCCTGGGTGTTGAGGTCCATCCTCTCGTGTTCCACACTAACAGAGGTCCTATTAAATTCAACGTATGGGATACAGCTGGCCAAGAGAAATTTGGTGGTCTGAGAGATGGTTATTACATCCAAACTCAGTGTGCCATTATAATGTTTGATGTAACATCAAGAGTTACTTACAAGAATGTACCTAACTGGCATAGAGATCTGGTACGAGTATGTGAAAATATCCCTATAGTGTTGTGTGGCAACAAAGTGGATATTAAGGACAGAAAAGTCAAGGCGAAATCAATTGTCTTCCATAGGAAGAAGAATCTCCAGTACTATGACATCTCAGCCAAAAGTAACTACAACTTTGAGAAGCCCTTCCTTTGGCTTGCTAGAAAACTTATTGGAGACCCTAATTTGGAGTTTGTTGCCATGCCTGCTCTTGCACCTCCGGAGGTTGTCATGGACCCAGCACTGGCAGCACAGTATGAGCAGGACTTACAGATTGCTCAGACAACTGCGCTCCCTGATGAAGATGATGACCTGTAA